A window of the Streptomyces luomodiensis genome harbors these coding sequences:
- a CDS encoding HAD family hydrolase has translation MIETVVFDIGSTLVREDRYWGAWADWLGVPRHTLSTLVGAVVATGRDDGDAIRLVRPGVDIEAEQRAREAAGRGEWLDETDLYPDVRSALGALRESGVRVVLAGNQSLRAGELLRGLELPVDAVATSSQWGVVKPDPEFFRRVLELGGAAPGRTVYVGDYPALDIRPAKAAGLRAAHIRRGPWGCLWADTADAAMADWRIDSLDQLVEIVAGPPA, from the coding sequence ATGATCGAGACCGTGGTGTTCGACATCGGCTCGACCCTGGTCCGTGAGGACCGCTACTGGGGCGCCTGGGCCGACTGGCTCGGTGTGCCGCGGCACACCCTGTCCACGCTGGTGGGGGCCGTCGTCGCGACGGGGCGGGACGACGGGGACGCGATCCGCCTGGTGCGGCCGGGGGTGGACATCGAGGCCGAGCAGCGGGCGCGGGAGGCGGCCGGGCGGGGGGAGTGGCTGGACGAGACCGATCTGTACCCGGATGTGCGGTCCGCGCTCGGCGCGCTGCGGGAGTCGGGGGTGCGGGTCGTGCTGGCCGGGAACCAGTCGCTGCGGGCGGGTGAGCTGCTGCGCGGGCTGGAGCTGCCCGTCGACGCCGTGGCCACGTCCAGCCAATGGGGGGTCGTCAAGCCCGATCCGGAGTTCTTCCGGCGGGTGCTGGAGCTCGGCGGTGCCGCGCCGGGGCGGACGGTGTACGTGGGTGACTACCCGGCCCTCGACATCCGGCCGGCGAAGGCCGCCGGGCTGCGGGCCGCGCATATCCGCCGGGGGCCGTGGGGGTGTCTGTGGGCCGATACGGCCGACGCGGCGATGGCGGACTGGCGGATCGACTCGTTGGACCAGCTGGTGGAGATCGTCGCCGGACCGCCGGCGTGA
- a CDS encoding flavin reductase family protein yields MRIDFDPETMAGNSFYKLLTSVVVPRPIAWVSTVSADGTANLAPHSFFTVASVAPPIVQFTSVGRKDSLRNAEDTGEFVVSLAPEGLFEQVNATGTDFPHGVSEFEAVGVAQEPSARVKPPRVAGSPVALECVVHGTAGFGNSTVVFGRVVHAAIDDAVMVDGHAEISRLRPLSRLGKDEWGTVGEVREIARIRYADWEGERPAEA; encoded by the coding sequence ATGCGTATCGACTTCGATCCCGAGACCATGGCCGGGAACTCCTTCTACAAGCTGCTGACCTCCGTGGTGGTGCCGCGGCCGATCGCCTGGGTGTCCACGGTGTCGGCGGACGGCACGGCGAACCTCGCCCCGCACTCGTTCTTCACCGTCGCGTCCGTGGCCCCGCCGATCGTGCAGTTCACCTCCGTGGGGCGGAAGGATTCGCTGCGGAACGCCGAGGACACCGGGGAGTTCGTGGTGAGCCTCGCGCCCGAGGGACTCTTCGAGCAGGTCAACGCGACCGGGACGGACTTTCCGCACGGGGTGAGCGAGTTCGAGGCGGTGGGGGTGGCGCAGGAGCCGAGTGCGCGGGTGAAGCCGCCCCGGGTGGCGGGGTCGCCGGTGGCGCTGGAGTGCGTGGTGCACGGCACGGCGGGGTTCGGGAACTCCACGGTGGTCTTCGGGCGGGTGGTGCATGCCGCGATCGACGACGCGGTGATGGTCGACGGGCATGCGGAGATCAGCAGGCTGCGGCCGCTGTCCCGGCTGGGGAAGGACGAATGGGGCACGGTCGGCGAGGTGCGAGAAATCGCCCGGATCCGCTACGCCGACTGGGAGGGCGAGCGGCCGGCGGAGGCGTGA
- a CDS encoding GntR family transcriptional regulator translates to MAERDLPLYEQIRRELEGNIRDGRWQPGTRVPTEAELGAQFGVSRITVQRALRELADAGLVVRYRRHGTFVAQTADEENLLRSAGVLTSGPETHGDHRVVGGRVLPAGGAALRLPGLDDNDAVVQLERHKLSADGTRVTSTELAVLPFRFAPDLLDQDLVTITSHMYLRDRGVPLRRSRLYVEPYALDEEHAELFGLEPGAAVFRWLRVTWAENDEVVEHLEMILPTGTSRFYVETSLLGPLR, encoded by the coding sequence ATGGCCGAACGTGACCTCCCGCTCTACGAGCAGATCCGCAGGGAGCTGGAGGGAAACATCCGGGACGGCCGGTGGCAGCCCGGAACCCGGGTGCCCACCGAAGCCGAACTCGGAGCCCAGTTCGGTGTTTCGCGGATCACCGTGCAGCGTGCGCTGCGCGAACTCGCGGACGCCGGGCTGGTCGTCCGGTACCGCAGGCATGGCACGTTCGTCGCGCAGACCGCCGACGAGGAGAACCTGCTCCGCTCGGCGGGCGTGCTGACCAGCGGGCCCGAGACCCACGGTGACCACCGGGTGGTCGGCGGCAGGGTGCTGCCCGCGGGCGGCGCGGCCCTGCGGCTGCCCGGCCTGGACGACAACGACGCCGTCGTACAGCTCGAACGCCACAAGCTGAGCGCCGACGGCACCCGCGTGACCAGCACGGAACTCGCCGTGCTGCCCTTCCGGTTCGCCCCCGACCTGCTCGATCAGGATCTGGTCACCATCACGAGCCATATGTACCTCCGGGACCGCGGAGTGCCGCTGCGCCGCTCGCGGCTCTACGTGGAGCCGTACGCCCTGGACGAGGAGCACGCCGAGCTCTTCGGCCTGGAACCGGGTGCCGCGGTCTTCCGCTGGCTGCGCGTCACCTGGGCGGAGAACGACGAGGTGGTCGAACACCTCGAGATGATCCTGCCGACCGGCACATCCCGCTTCTACGTGGAGACTTCGCTCCTCGGTCCGCTCCGCTGA
- a CDS encoding ABC transporter substrate-binding protein, translating into MSSALALTVAVTGCGSPTASAGGGKGGALVVAGYGGSFETAFHDSVLPTFEKSCGCKVTYIPGSSTDTVAKLKAQRAHPQIDVALVDDGPQAQAQEAGLLASIDTKVVPVDHVVKIARMENDSGVGFGLTATGIAYNPEWFAEHGVPKPTTWEDLANPKLKDKVVLPSITNTYGVGLLVGASRANGGSERDVGPGFTAVREIAGNAVTFDTTADVSNYFLQGQAAASVWGVSRTSTLADKDFPIAFVYPKDGAIALVTTANVVKKAPHQELAQKFVAHLLEPSVQRALAKATYDGSVVRGVKEDPALKNKVVSADKVDSLLKLDWKTINKNRAAWTDTWNKRVESK; encoded by the coding sequence GTGTCAAGTGCCCTCGCACTCACCGTCGCCGTCACCGGCTGCGGCTCCCCCACCGCCTCCGCCGGGGGCGGAAAGGGGGGTGCCCTGGTGGTGGCCGGCTACGGCGGCTCGTTCGAGACGGCGTTCCACGACTCGGTGCTGCCCACGTTCGAGAAGAGCTGCGGCTGCAAGGTCACCTACATCCCCGGCTCCTCCACCGACACCGTCGCCAAGCTCAAGGCGCAGCGCGCCCACCCGCAGATCGACGTGGCACTGGTCGACGACGGCCCCCAGGCGCAGGCGCAGGAGGCCGGACTGCTCGCGTCGATCGACACCAAGGTGGTGCCCGTGGACCACGTGGTGAAGATCGCCCGGATGGAAAACGACTCCGGGGTGGGCTTCGGGCTCACCGCCACCGGCATCGCCTACAACCCCGAGTGGTTCGCGGAACACGGCGTCCCCAAGCCCACCACCTGGGAGGACCTGGCGAACCCCAAGCTGAAGGACAAGGTGGTCCTGCCGTCGATCACCAACACCTACGGGGTGGGGCTGCTGGTCGGCGCGTCCCGGGCGAACGGCGGCTCGGAGCGGGACGTCGGCCCCGGCTTCACGGCGGTCAGGGAGATCGCCGGGAACGCGGTCACGTTCGACACCACCGCCGATGTGTCCAACTACTTCCTCCAGGGCCAGGCCGCCGCCTCGGTGTGGGGGGTGTCGCGGACCTCGACGCTGGCGGACAAGGACTTCCCGATCGCCTTCGTCTACCCGAAGGACGGCGCCATCGCCCTGGTGACCACGGCGAACGTGGTCAAGAAGGCACCGCATCAGGAGCTGGCCCAGAAGTTCGTCGCCCATCTGCTGGAGCCGTCCGTCCAGCGGGCGCTGGCCAAGGCGACCTATGACGGCTCGGTGGTCCGCGGCGTCAAGGAGGACCCCGCGCTGAAGAACAAGGTCGTCAGCGCCGACAAGGTGGACTCCCTGCTGAAGCTCGACTGGAAGACGATCAACAAGAACCGCGCGGCCTGGACCGACACGTGGAACAAGCGGGTGGAGAGCAAGTGA